GTAGGCTAAAAGCACTCTTCGGAGTGTTTTTTTAGTGCTTGCATTTTATGTTTCATATCTTGACGCGCTTTATTATAATTGCCAATCTATTTTGTAAAATAAAAAAGACGATGCGCTCGCATCGTCTTTTTTTGCTTCTATTATTCTTCCTCTTCGTCGTCGGGCAGTTCCGCGTTGCTGTAAACGTCTTTGACATCGTCAAGATCATCCAACGCGTCCAGCAGATTTTGCATTTTGCGGGCGTCATCGCCGTCTAAGGCGATGGTGGTGTCGGGCACCATGGTGATTTTGCTGATCGTCATTTCAATATCGGCGTCTTGAAATGCCTTTTCGACGGCATCGTAATTTTCCGGAGTCGTTAATACTTCATAGTCGTCTTCATCATCTTTGAAGTCTTCCGCGCCGGCGTCAAGCGCCATCATCATGAGTTCTTCCTCATCACCGGCATCGCCCGGGAGAACGAACACGCCTTTACGTTTAAACATCCAGGTGACGCTGCCGGATTCACCGAGGTTGCCGCCGTGCTTGGAGAAGGCATGGCGTACGTCAGCCGCCGCGCGGTTGCGATTATCGGTCATGACTTCGACCACAAGAGCGACGCCGGACGGGCCGTAACCTTCGTAGGTAATTTCTTCGTAGTCGCCGCCGTCGGTTGCGCCGATCCCTTTCTGGATGGCGCGCTGAATGTTGTCTTTCGGAACGTTGTTTTCACGCGCCTTCTGCAAGGCGAGTTTCAAACGCATGTTACCGGTCGGATCGGCGCCGCCCAAGCGAGCGGCTACGGTAATTTCCTTACCGATTTTCGTCGTAATTTTAGCGCGAATGGCGTCGTTTTTACCTTTTTTATGTTTAATGTTGGACCATTTAGAGTGTCCGGACATGAAAATTCCCCCTTATGCTTGCCACCA
Above is a genomic segment from Negativicoccus succinicivorans containing:
- a CDS encoding YebC/PmpR family DNA-binding transcriptional regulator is translated as MSGHSKWSNIKHKKGKNDAIRAKITTKIGKEITVAARLGGADPTGNMRLKLALQKARENNVPKDNIQRAIQKGIGATDGGDYEEITYEGYGPSGVALVVEVMTDNRNRAAADVRHAFSKHGGNLGESGSVTWMFKRKGVFVLPGDAGDEEELMMMALDAGAEDFKDDEDDYEVLTTPENYDAVEKAFQDADIEMTISKITMVPDTTIALDGDDARKMQNLLDALDDLDDVKDVYSNAELPDDEEEE